In the Pygocentrus nattereri isolate fPygNat1 chromosome 19, fPygNat1.pri, whole genome shotgun sequence genome, one interval contains:
- the psph gene encoding phosphoserine phosphatase, which yields MTMTLAETKEMFRCADAVCFDVDSTVIREEGIDELAKFCGVGDAVTEMTRKAMGGSVTFKTALTERLSIIKCSREQVNKLITDHPPQLTPGIKELVERLHQCNVKVFLISGGFRCIVEHVATQLGIPLDHVYANRLKFYFNGEYAGFDDTQPTAESGGKGKVISLLKEKYGFEKVVMIGDGATDLEACPPASAFIGFGGNVVRQQVKEKSSWYVTSFGELLKELEKI from the exons ATGACAATGACGTTAGCAGAGACGAAAGAAATGTTCCGGTGCGCAGATGCAGTTTGCTTTGATGTTGACAGCACTGTTATACGGGAGGAGGGCATCGATGAGCTTGCCAAGTTCTGTGGAGTCGGTGATGCTGTTACAGAGAT GACTCGAAAAGCCATGGGGGGGTCAGTAACATTCAAAACAGCCTTGACGGAGCGTCTGTCCATTATAAAGTGCTCAAGGGAACAAGTCAACAAACTGATAACAGACCacccacctcagctgactccagGTATTAA GGAGCTCGTGGAGAGGCTACACCAGTGTAATGTGAAGGTCTTCCTCATCTCTGGAGGCTTTCGCTGTATTGTGGAGCATGTGGCCACTCAGCTGGGCATTCCTCTTGACCACGTCTATGCGAACCGCTTGAAATTTTACTTCAACG GAGAATATGCAGGTTTCGATGACACTCAGCCTACAGCGGAGTCCGGAGGCAAGGGCAAAGTGATCAGCCTGCTGAAGGAGAAGTACGGCTTTGAAAAAGTGGTGATGATCGGAGACGGTGCTACAGACCTCGAGGCTTGCCCCCCCGCT AGCGCTTTCATCGGATTCGGGGGCAACGTTGTCCGGCAGCAGGTGAAGGAGAAGTCCTCTTGGTATGTCACAAGTTTTGGGGAGCTGCTAAAGGAACTCGAGAAGATTTAG